The Bacillus carboniphilus genome contains a region encoding:
- a CDS encoding DUF4256 domain-containing protein — protein sequence MMEVLKVRFDKNMNRHKSMEWAKIQEKLDAHPEKLWSLNEMERTGGEPDVIGFDKETDEYIFYDCSVESPKGRRSVCYDREALESRKKHKPENNALDMATSMGIELLTEDQYRELQKHGDFDKKSSSWVQTPADIRDLGGALFCDFRYGHVFIYHNGAESYYAARGFRGSLKV from the coding sequence ATGATGGAAGTATTAAAAGTCCGCTTTGATAAAAATATGAATAGACACAAAAGTATGGAATGGGCAAAAATTCAAGAAAAACTAGATGCTCATCCCGAAAAGCTTTGGTCACTCAATGAAATGGAAAGAACAGGGGGTGAACCAGATGTTATAGGATTCGATAAGGAGACAGATGAATACATATTTTATGATTGTTCAGTGGAAAGTCCTAAAGGTCGAAGAAGTGTTTGTTATGATCGTGAAGCACTAGAGTCTAGAAAGAAGCATAAACCTGAAAATAACGCTCTTGATATGGCCACTTCTATGGGAATAGAACTTTTGACCGAAGATCAATATCGAGAGTTACAAAAACATGGAGATTTTGATAAGAAATCATCCAGTTGGGTACAAACCCCTGCGGATATTAGAGATCTCGGCGGTGCACTATTTTGTGATTTTCGCTATGGTCACGTCTTTATTTATCATAACGGAGCCGAATCCTATTATGCTGCAAGAGGGTTTCGAGGCTCGCTAAAGGTCTAG
- a CDS encoding GNAT family N-acetyltransferase: MKIDHICNNKGNEIINTERIYMRKFVQEDINMFSKIVQKDEVGKWLGLGKGMSYEESTSYINRIIEHWEVHNIGVWALISKSTNEMLGHCGLRYIDDSQEIELIYLLDPKYWGKGIATEAGNAAVQYAFHSLKVKKVFARVRTNNSHSKNVLHKLGFTFIGDQQHHNRILSYYRLKKKEE, encoded by the coding sequence GTGAAGATTGATCATATTTGTAATAATAAAGGAAACGAAATAATCAATACAGAAAGAATCTATATGAGAAAATTTGTACAAGAGGATATCAATATGTTCTCCAAAATTGTACAAAAAGATGAAGTCGGTAAATGGCTAGGGTTAGGAAAAGGGATGTCGTATGAAGAATCTACCTCATACATAAACAGAATAATAGAACATTGGGAAGTACATAACATTGGAGTTTGGGCATTGATTAGCAAAAGCACCAATGAAATGTTGGGTCATTGCGGTTTAAGATATATAGATGATTCACAAGAGATAGAGCTCATTTACCTTCTTGATCCAAAGTATTGGGGGAAAGGGATAGCAACAGAAGCAGGAAATGCAGCTGTTCAATATGCGTTTCATTCTCTTAAGGTCAAAAAAGTTTTTGCACGGGTTCGTACTAATAATAGTCATTCAAAAAATGTGCTTCATAAACTTGGATTTACGTTTATTGGAGATCAACAGCACCATAATCGGATACTGTCTTATTACCGTTTAAAGAAGAAGGAGGAATAA
- a CDS encoding transposase has product MTRLSHQEKIHNILEEWRLPLYFSKPSMNHLVSMIDGMLSFGFTGKISQIHALSFCKKHRTTLSYFLNKGAWDETYLNQITKQKTAQTIHKNARKQKEPVFLLFDDTIGQKTKPSSQAQSPIESCQYHFCHKEGKPVYGHQVVGMMMQSGDLAYPYDFALYNQSKEKSKIQMAVDMIDSYVKRTVSTYILCDSWYTSKRIIEAGLGKGIHTIGALRSNRIFFQKASENKSNSLFPIFQWKKPTL; this is encoded by the coding sequence ATGACTAGATTATCACATCAAGAAAAAATCCACAATATTTTAGAGGAATGGCGTTTACCACTTTATTTTTCCAAGCCGTCTATGAACCATCTTGTTTCTATGATTGATGGGATGCTGAGTTTCGGTTTCACAGGAAAGATATCGCAAATTCATGCGCTAAGCTTTTGTAAAAAACATCGTACAACATTAAGCTATTTTTTAAATAAAGGTGCTTGGGACGAAACCTATTTAAATCAAATTACAAAACAAAAAACCGCCCAAACCATTCACAAAAACGCAAGAAAACAAAAGGAACCTGTATTCCTTCTCTTTGATGACACCATCGGACAAAAGACCAAACCTTCGTCACAGGCTCAGTCTCCTATTGAATCTTGTCAGTACCATTTTTGTCACAAAGAAGGAAAACCTGTTTACGGACATCAAGTCGTTGGAATGATGATGCAAAGCGGGGATTTAGCGTATCCCTATGATTTCGCCCTATATAACCAATCGAAAGAAAAGAGTAAAATTCAAATGGCCGTTGATATGATTGACTCTTATGTAAAGCGAACTGTATCAACCTATATCCTTTGTGATAGTTGGTATACCTCTAAACGTATCATTGAAGCTGGACTAGGGAAAGGAATTCATACGATAGGAGCTCTTAGAAGCAATCGCATCTTTTTCCAAAAGGCGAGCGAAAACAAATCAAACAGTTTGTTCCCGATATTTCAATGGAAGAAACCGACCTTGTGA
- a CDS encoding transposase has translation MTVGDETYRVYRYEGKLNDLELGVVLLCFKEGEPMEPKNVRSFLCTDIQLSTKKILDYYSKRWSIETYFKQIKGSLGFDGYQIRSEKAILRYWTILNFTYIFASLLKGTKFCEALHEIRNQKFGSIIRFVYDQATQGEELEKIKKELLVA, from the coding sequence GTGACCGTTGGTGATGAAACCTATCGAGTCTATCGTTACGAAGGAAAACTGAATGATTTAGAGCTTGGTGTTGTATTGCTTTGCTTCAAAGAAGGCGAACCAATGGAGCCTAAAAACGTACGCAGCTTCCTATGTACAGATATACAGCTATCCACAAAGAAAATCTTAGACTACTACTCCAAACGATGGTCAATTGAAACGTATTTTAAACAAATAAAAGGATCGTTAGGTTTTGATGGATATCAGATTCGCAGTGAAAAAGCGATCTTGAGATATTGGACAATTTTAAACTTCACCTATATTTTCGCAAGCCTTTTAAAAGGCACAAAATTTTGCGAAGCTCTCCATGAAATCAGGAATCAAAAGTTTGGTAGCATCATTAGGTTTGTATATGATCAAGCAACTCAAGGAGAAGAACTTGAAAAGATTAAAAAAGAGCTTTTAGTTGCCTAG